A genomic segment from Roseibium algicola encodes:
- a CDS encoding aspartate aminotransferase family protein, with protein MSASSQAATNNLEAFWMPFTANRQFKQAPRMFVSAKDMHYTTADGRQVLDGTAGLWCCNAGHSRPKVVEAVQKQIAELDYAPAFQMGHPKAFELAARLAAMMPSPLDHVFFTNSGSESVDTALKIALAYQRAIGQGTRTRLIGRERGYHGVGFGGISVGGIVSNRKTFGTMLTGVDHMRHTHDPERNAFSRGMPENGAEYAEELIRIIQLHDPSTIAAVIVEPVAGSTGVLIPPKGYLERLREICSQHGILLIFDEVITGFGRLGSPFATDFFGVTPDLVTTAKGLTSGVVPMGAVFCTSDIYHTFMTGPEHMIELFHGYTYSAHPLACAAALATLDTYDEEGLLTRAADLAQYWEDGLHSLKDCPNVIDIRNLGLIGAIELTPIAGEPTKRAFSAFLKAYDDGLLIRTTGDIIALSPPLIISKEQIDELFGKLRSVLNAID; from the coding sequence ATGTCAGCATCGAGCCAGGCTGCCACCAACAATCTCGAAGCTTTCTGGATGCCGTTCACGGCCAATCGGCAATTCAAGCAGGCCCCACGCATGTTCGTGTCGGCCAAGGACATGCATTACACCACCGCCGACGGCCGACAGGTTCTCGACGGCACGGCCGGCCTCTGGTGCTGCAACGCCGGTCACTCCCGTCCCAAGGTCGTTGAAGCGGTCCAGAAGCAGATTGCCGAGCTGGACTATGCGCCCGCCTTCCAGATGGGCCATCCCAAGGCATTTGAACTTGCTGCGCGCCTCGCGGCCATGATGCCCTCCCCGCTGGACCATGTCTTTTTCACCAATTCCGGATCTGAAAGCGTGGATACCGCACTGAAGATCGCGCTCGCCTATCAGCGCGCGATCGGTCAGGGCACTCGCACCCGTTTGATTGGCCGTGAACGTGGCTACCACGGTGTCGGCTTTGGCGGCATATCGGTTGGCGGCATCGTCTCCAACCGCAAGACCTTCGGCACGATGCTCACCGGCGTCGACCACATGCGCCATACGCACGATCCCGAGCGCAATGCATTCTCCCGCGGCATGCCGGAAAACGGCGCTGAATATGCCGAAGAGCTGATCCGTATCATTCAGCTTCATGATCCATCGACCATCGCAGCTGTCATCGTTGAACCGGTCGCCGGATCGACCGGCGTTCTGATCCCGCCCAAGGGATATCTGGAGCGCCTGCGCGAAATCTGCTCTCAGCATGGCATTTTGCTGATTTTCGACGAAGTTATCACCGGTTTCGGTCGTCTGGGGTCACCGTTTGCGACTGACTTCTTCGGTGTAACGCCGGATCTTGTCACAACAGCGAAGGGCCTGACGTCCGGCGTCGTCCCGATGGGGGCGGTGTTCTGTACGTCCGACATCTATCATACGTTCATGACTGGCCCGGAACACATGATCGAGCTGTTCCACGGTTATACCTATTCCGCGCATCCGCTCGCCTGCGCAGCCGCTCTTGCAACACTCGACACCTACGACGAAGAAGGCCTGCTGACACGTGCGGCTGACCTTGCCCAATATTGGGAAGACGGTCTGCATTCACTCAAGGATTGCCCGAATGTCATCGACATTCGCAACCTCGGTCTGATTGGCGCAATCGAACTGACGCCAATTGCAGGGGAACCGACGAAACGGGCGTTCTCGGCGTTCCTGAAGGCCTACGACGACGGGCTGCTGATCCGCACGACAGGCGATATCATCGCGCTGTCCCCACCCCTGATCATTTCAAAGGAACAGATCGACGAGTTGTTCGGCAAGCTGCGCAGCGTGCTGAACGCGATCGACTGA
- a CDS encoding TetR family transcriptional regulator C-terminal domain-containing protein, which yields MADLGEQTQASFKSGGLSRIQEKNRSLILEAALGEFSMKGFSGATVERIAADAGMSKSNLLYYFSSKEAIYSATLAHILEVWLAPLKTLNPDGEPAQELAAYIRQKIEMSARFPEASKLFANEVMQGAPQILPILQTDLKRLVAEKSQVIEDWIAAGKMRSVDPVHLIFTIWATTQHYADFSVQIKALTGKDLSDAAFQAETEAAVTSLILNGVGLKLPTESDQAV from the coding sequence ATGGCAGATTTGGGCGAGCAGACGCAGGCATCCTTTAAATCAGGCGGGCTTAGCCGGATCCAGGAAAAGAACCGGTCCCTGATTCTGGAGGCGGCGCTTGGCGAGTTTTCCATGAAGGGATTTTCCGGCGCGACAGTTGAGCGGATCGCTGCAGATGCGGGAATGTCGAAGTCCAACCTGCTCTATTATTTCTCCTCCAAGGAGGCGATCTATAGCGCGACGCTGGCCCATATTCTGGAGGTATGGCTTGCCCCTTTGAAAACGCTCAATCCGGATGGGGAGCCGGCGCAGGAACTGGCTGCCTATATTCGCCAGAAGATCGAAATGTCTGCCAGGTTTCCGGAAGCCTCAAAGCTGTTTGCCAACGAAGTGATGCAGGGCGCGCCACAGATATTGCCGATCCTGCAAACGGATCTGAAGCGTTTGGTGGCCGAAAAAAGTCAGGTGATCGAAGACTGGATAGCGGCAGGCAAGATGCGAAGTGTCGATCCTGTCCATCTCATCTTCACGATTTGGGCAACCACCCAGCATTACGCGGACTTTTCGGTGCAGATCAAGGCGTTGACCGGGAAGGACCTTTCCGACGCCGCCTTCCAGGCCGAAACGGAAGCCGCGGTGACGTCGCTTATCTTGAACGGTGTCGGCCTGAAGTTGCCGACCGAGAGCGATCAGGCGGTATGA
- the arfB gene encoding alternative ribosome rescue aminoacyl-tRNA hydrolase ArfB, giving the protein MSGETDDPFAASKIAVTGRLFILKEDLTEDFIRASGPGGQNVNKVSTAVQLRFDLAGNETLPEDVKTRAARLAGSRLTLGGEIVLQADRFRTRERNREDALERLLDLLRKATEKPKPRKATKPTLGSKKRRLDAKKQRGQIKKMRGRSSGYDG; this is encoded by the coding sequence ATGAGCGGCGAGACGGACGATCCCTTTGCTGCTTCAAAGATTGCGGTGACCGGACGGCTGTTCATCCTCAAGGAGGATCTCACAGAAGATTTCATTCGCGCCTCCGGGCCTGGCGGGCAGAACGTCAACAAGGTCTCAACGGCAGTTCAACTTCGGTTCGACCTTGCCGGCAATGAAACACTTCCCGAAGACGTCAAGACGCGAGCGGCGAGGCTTGCAGGCAGCCGGCTGACACTGGGCGGCGAGATCGTCTTGCAGGCGGATCGGTTCCGGACCCGCGAACGGAATCGGGAAGACGCGTTGGAGCGTTTGCTGGACTTGCTGCGAAAAGCTACGGAAAAGCCGAAACCCCGCAAGGCCACGAAACCGACCCTCGGATCCAAGAAGCGTCGTCTCGACGCCAAGAAACAACGTGGTCAGATCAAGAAAATGCGCGGCCGTTCAAGTGGTTACGACGGTTAG
- a CDS encoding PAS domain S-box protein, translating to MTLLLPQSDWREIVDAFSRSQAIIQFKPDGTILEANENFLRTFGYSLDEIKGLHHRMFVDPDYAKSSDYERLWIALAKGEFQSAEFARIAKGGKEVWIQATYNPVISRSGTVRKIVKIATDITEKKRKALEAQGQIDAINRSQAVIQFDLDGTILDANPNFLKSLGYELSEVKGKHHSLFLDPEDRNKPEYKAFWRKLGEGAYQSGEFRRRHKDGRDIWILASYNPILDAAGHPFKVVKFATDVTSEKLRNAEYEGQIAAISRSQAMISFTREGIILDANENFLRTTGYSAAEVVGKHHRMFVSPDYAQSKEYASFWKELGDGKHTSAIYQRYGKSGDPIWLQATYNPIFDASGRLIKITKFATDVTQNMKSRQTAIAAAEETLGTVEQTVASAREITGSAQDVSRGMDEAQRAVDDMQTRSEAAGRSTETLRNAAASMDDVVQLISKVADQINLLSLNATIEAARAGEAGRGFAVVANEVKDLASQTSQATTRIFAEIEEMQTVAGAVDEALKAIQSSITEVQELVQGTSTAAEQQCAATDEISSKLMLASENVASVCSNLDNWVVGMENRRKSERTRVHQHAEIRFGDNEYLQCSVRDISETGARLHLTNAGNVPSQFTLHFNDGKAERSCRLVRRDGDNIGIEFVKNVLALSA from the coding sequence ATGACGTTGTTATTGCCGCAAAGTGACTGGCGAGAAATCGTCGACGCATTTAGTCGTTCTCAAGCGATCATACAATTCAAACCCGATGGCACAATTTTGGAAGCGAACGAGAATTTTCTCAGGACCTTCGGGTATTCACTGGATGAAATAAAAGGACTACATCACAGGATGTTCGTCGATCCGGACTATGCGAAGTCGTCCGATTATGAACGTCTTTGGATCGCTCTGGCGAAGGGAGAGTTCCAGTCTGCTGAATTTGCCCGGATTGCCAAGGGAGGCAAGGAAGTCTGGATCCAGGCAACCTACAATCCGGTCATCAGCAGGTCGGGGACCGTTCGTAAGATCGTCAAGATCGCGACCGATATTACCGAGAAGAAACGAAAGGCGCTTGAAGCCCAGGGGCAGATAGATGCAATCAACCGGTCGCAAGCCGTTATTCAATTTGATCTGGACGGCACGATCCTCGATGCGAATCCGAATTTCCTGAAGTCGCTCGGTTACGAACTTTCGGAAGTGAAGGGCAAGCACCACAGCCTGTTTTTGGATCCGGAAGATCGAAACAAGCCAGAATACAAGGCTTTCTGGCGCAAGCTTGGAGAAGGGGCTTACCAGAGCGGCGAGTTCAGACGCCGGCACAAGGACGGTAGGGATATCTGGATCCTGGCTTCCTATAACCCGATCCTAGATGCCGCCGGACACCCGTTCAAGGTCGTGAAATTCGCGACCGACGTAACCTCCGAAAAGCTTCGAAACGCCGAATATGAAGGTCAGATCGCAGCAATCAGCCGTAGCCAGGCGATGATTTCCTTCACCAGGGAAGGGATCATTCTCGACGCGAACGAGAACTTCCTGCGTACGACCGGGTATTCTGCCGCTGAGGTGGTCGGTAAACATCACCGCATGTTTGTGTCACCCGATTACGCACAGAGCAAGGAATATGCCTCGTTCTGGAAGGAACTGGGGGACGGGAAACATACGTCGGCCATCTATCAGCGCTACGGCAAGAGTGGCGATCCAATCTGGCTGCAGGCGACCTACAATCCGATCTTCGACGCGTCCGGTCGGCTCATCAAGATTACCAAGTTTGCCACCGACGTTACGCAGAACATGAAGTCACGACAGACAGCCATTGCGGCCGCCGAGGAGACACTTGGGACTGTTGAGCAGACAGTTGCTTCTGCCAGGGAAATTACCGGCTCTGCACAAGATGTGTCGCGTGGAATGGACGAGGCGCAGCGCGCGGTCGATGACATGCAAACCCGCTCCGAAGCAGCCGGAAGGTCCACCGAAACTCTCCGCAATGCTGCGGCTTCCATGGACGATGTCGTGCAGCTGATTTCGAAAGTTGCGGATCAGATCAACCTATTATCTCTCAACGCAACGATAGAGGCCGCCCGCGCAGGCGAGGCAGGACGGGGCTTTGCTGTTGTGGCGAACGAAGTCAAGGATCTCGCGAGCCAGACATCTCAGGCAACAACGCGCATTTTCGCCGAGATCGAGGAGATGCAGACCGTTGCGGGAGCTGTAGATGAAGCGCTGAAGGCCATCCAGTCGTCAATCACCGAAGTGCAGGAACTGGTTCAGGGAACATCAACTGCAGCAGAACAGCAATGCGCCGCAACTGACGAAATCAGCAGCAAGTTGATGCTCGCATCCGAAAATGTTGCGTCCGTCTGCAGCAATCTGGACAATTGGGTCGTCGGCATGGAAAACCGGCGGAAAAGCGAGCGAACCCGCGTTCATCAACATGCCGAAATCAGGTTTGGCGACAATGAGTACCTGCAGTGTTCGGTGAGGGACATTTCCGAAACCGGAGCACGGCTTCATCTGACAAATGCCGGAAATGTTCCGAGCCAGTTCACACTTCATTTCAACGATGGAAAGGCTGAAAGAAGTTGCCGCCTTGTGCGCAGGGATGGCGACAACATCGGCATAGAATTCGTGAAGAACGTTCTTGCGTTGAGCGCATGA
- a CDS encoding D-alanine--D-alanine ligase family protein — protein MAHLSQKLRVAILFGGRSAEHEVSVLSATNVMNALDPSKYDAVPVYVTREGQWLLSNFENGLLSRPTTGIEICPVPGGCGRVIALDENGLPRDFAKLDAVFPVLHGLHGEDGAVQGLAEVARVPLVGCGIAGSANALDKDLAKRLLIEAGLPTAKSLTIRPDDVPDFERLKRELGLPVFIKPARQGSSVGVSKVQTADDFEAALKEGFKHDNKLLAEEFVLGREIEFAVLEESDGTLFVSRPGEIVPAESHGFYTYDAKYVDEDGAALKVPADLPHDVEGRMQDLAARAFRALGCDGMARVDFFVTQEMNFLLNELNTIPGFTNISMYSKAMAASGVSYPEIIDRLITHGITRAERDI, from the coding sequence TCGGTCCTTTCCGCCACAAATGTCATGAACGCGCTCGATCCTTCCAAGTATGACGCGGTTCCGGTCTACGTCACCCGTGAAGGACAATGGCTGCTGAGCAATTTTGAGAATGGACTTTTGAGCCGGCCGACAACTGGCATTGAAATCTGTCCGGTTCCAGGTGGCTGTGGCCGAGTGATTGCACTGGATGAAAACGGGTTGCCTCGTGACTTTGCCAAGCTTGACGCGGTCTTTCCCGTGCTTCATGGCCTCCATGGCGAAGATGGTGCGGTACAGGGACTTGCTGAAGTCGCCCGGGTTCCGCTCGTTGGATGCGGTATCGCAGGGTCCGCAAATGCACTCGACAAGGATCTTGCAAAACGGCTTCTCATCGAGGCCGGCCTCCCCACGGCCAAATCACTCACAATTCGGCCGGACGATGTGCCGGACTTCGAACGCCTGAAGCGCGAACTTGGTTTGCCCGTATTCATCAAACCTGCCCGCCAGGGTTCCTCGGTCGGTGTCAGCAAGGTTCAGACGGCAGACGATTTTGAGGCCGCGTTGAAGGAAGGATTCAAGCACGACAACAAGCTTCTTGCCGAAGAGTTCGTTCTTGGTCGCGAAATCGAGTTCGCGGTTCTGGAGGAAAGCGACGGCACACTGTTCGTCTCCAGGCCGGGCGAAATTGTTCCTGCCGAAAGCCATGGCTTTTACACCTATGACGCAAAATATGTCGACGAAGATGGCGCGGCCTTGAAGGTACCTGCAGATTTGCCGCACGATGTCGAAGGCCGGATGCAGGATCTGGCGGCAAGGGCGTTCAGGGCCCTGGGGTGCGACGGCATGGCCCGCGTCGATTTTTTTGTGACGCAGGAAATGAATTTCCTGCTGAACGAACTAAATACCATCCCCGGCTTTACGAATATCAGCATGTATTCCAAAGCGATGGCTGCAAGTGGCGTCAGCTATCCGGAGATCATCGATCGTCTGATCACCCACGGCATTACTCGGGCAGAACGGGATATTTGA